The Pseudomonas wenzhouensis genome has a segment encoding these proteins:
- the nosP gene encoding nitric oxide-sensing protein NosP, protein MALEQSEGVLSAVSSTKDVELAAQELARQLIHPYLGFVLFFCSAEYDLDGLGQALEAHFGGVSLVGCTSAGEITPQGYGRGCVVALGFDLRCFSIASVLIDEMERFNLLDAQHLVDGLVKDCRSNELASIKGHSFALTLLDGLSSREELVLGALSAALGSIPHFGGSAGDDNHLTHTHVYHGGRFHSGAAVVVLFNTWLEFEVFSTHHIQPSAEKLVVTSADSATRRVYELNAAPAAQEYAELIGVPIEALDLRAFAAYPLAVRISDHYYVRSIQQVHDDLSLTFYCAVENGIVLTAMHPGPLLPNLQQLFAGLEQRLGPLLLTIGCDCFLRRLEIENDGGVESVATLLRQQRVIGFNTYGEQFNGMHINQTFTGVAIGRPVGRAER, encoded by the coding sequence ATGGCCTTGGAACAGTCGGAGGGCGTGCTCAGCGCCGTCTCCAGCACGAAGGATGTGGAATTGGCCGCCCAGGAACTGGCACGCCAGCTGATCCATCCTTACCTCGGTTTCGTGCTGTTCTTCTGCTCGGCCGAATACGATCTCGACGGCCTCGGCCAGGCGCTGGAGGCCCATTTTGGAGGCGTCAGCCTGGTGGGCTGTACCAGCGCCGGTGAGATCACCCCGCAGGGCTATGGCCGTGGCTGCGTGGTGGCGCTGGGCTTCGACCTGCGCTGCTTCTCCATCGCCAGCGTGCTGATCGACGAGATGGAGCGCTTCAATCTGCTCGATGCGCAGCATCTGGTCGATGGCCTGGTCAAGGATTGCCGCAGCAACGAGCTGGCCTCGATCAAGGGCCACAGCTTCGCCCTGACCCTGCTCGACGGCTTGTCCAGCCGCGAAGAACTGGTGCTCGGCGCACTCAGTGCGGCGCTGGGCAGCATCCCGCACTTCGGCGGCTCGGCCGGCGATGACAACCACCTGACCCACACCCACGTCTATCACGGCGGCCGCTTCCACAGCGGTGCAGCGGTCGTGGTGCTGTTCAATACCTGGCTGGAGTTCGAGGTGTTCAGCACCCACCACATCCAACCCAGCGCGGAAAAGCTGGTGGTGACGAGCGCCGACAGCGCCACGCGCCGGGTCTATGAACTCAATGCCGCACCGGCCGCGCAGGAATATGCCGAGCTGATCGGTGTGCCGATCGAGGCGCTGGATCTGCGCGCGTTCGCCGCCTATCCGCTGGCGGTACGGATCAGCGATCACTACTACGTGCGCTCGATCCAGCAGGTGCACGACGACCTCAGCCTGACCTTCTACTGCGCGGTGGAGAACGGCATCGTCCTCACCGCCATGCATCCCGGCCCCTTGCTGCCCAACCTGCAGCAACTGTTCGCCGGGCTGGAGCAGCGCCTCGGTCCGCTGCTGCTGACCATCGGCTGCGACTGCTTCCTGCGTCGCCTGGAGATCGAGAACGATGGCGGCGTCGAGTCGGTCGCCACGCTGCTGCGCCAGCAGCGGGTGATCGGCTTCAACACCTACGGAGAGCAGTTCAATGGCATGCACATCAACCAGACCTTTACCGGTGTCGCCATTGGCCGACCTGTTGGGCGTGCCGAGCGCTGA
- the nahK gene encoding hybrid sensor histidine kinase/response regulator NahK/ErcS', protein MACTSTRPLPVSPLADLLGVPSAELQARCTALEHENAKLRRINAALIERVESIHSRGDDAYAAFQHSVVLSEQVRERTDALNQAMAELKSSNQLLSDARLRAETAHQHLIDAIESISDAFVLFDDRQRIVLFNSRFKALWARSRARIGTGTRLEEIRRLSRSTGLVVEAQLGKEGEPSLFRLQDGRWVQVSERPTREGGLVILYTDITEVKQSEALRREQALAQKSRLLQRAVDNLSQGMAMVNSEGALELWNHRFLELCGLAPINAHRPFAEVMAESELEPLTPDSRDATGKPLRQVEVRLFDGRMLEVRTHPLPTGGFVNTFTDITERHRQAQALSDSERWIRLITDHVPALIAYLSADLVYEFTNKVYEEWYCWPRGAMLGQSLREVHSEEHCQRLEPYVELALSGESVTFEFAETNHNGQERYMLRSYVPNRQASGEVVGIFVLIRDITERRRTAEALHQAYQHLEQRVRERTAELTTVNDQLRREIDERTQMEARLREAKGEAEQANLSKTKFLAAVSHDLLQPLNAARLFTSALLEKNDLSGCAPLVRNVSNSLEDVESLLGTLVDISKLDAGVIKPDIAPFAVSELLENLAAEYHQIAGSEGLRLDYLPSSALVRSDVQLLARILRNFLSNAIRYTASGRILLGCRRRGNSLSIEVWDTGIGIAQDKRVEIFQEFKRGDNVQRKQDRGLGLGLAIVEKIARMLGHRIRVASQQGRGSMFAVEVPLTRRAPRVRAVQDCPDLLLERLSGARVWVLDNDAAICAGMRTLLEGWGCRVVTALSEEDLARQVDNYHAEADLLIADYHLDDERNGVDAVAQINARRSTPLPALMITANYSNELKQQMRELGHSLLHKPVRPMKLKAAMSHLMERGAGA, encoded by the coding sequence ATGGCATGCACATCAACCAGACCTTTACCGGTGTCGCCATTGGCCGACCTGTTGGGCGTGCCGAGCGCTGAGCTGCAGGCACGCTGTACGGCGCTGGAGCATGAAAACGCCAAGCTCAGGCGCATCAACGCCGCGCTGATCGAGCGGGTCGAGTCGATCCATTCCCGTGGCGATGACGCCTACGCGGCCTTCCAGCATTCGGTGGTACTGTCCGAGCAGGTGCGCGAGCGCACCGACGCGCTGAACCAGGCAATGGCCGAACTGAAATCCAGCAACCAGTTGCTCAGCGACGCGCGGCTGCGTGCCGAGACCGCGCACCAGCATTTGATCGACGCCATCGAGAGTATCTCCGACGCCTTCGTGCTGTTCGATGATCGCCAGCGCATCGTGCTGTTCAACAGCCGTTTCAAGGCGCTCTGGGCGCGCAGCCGCGCGCGCATCGGCACCGGCACGCGGCTGGAGGAGATTCGCCGGCTGAGCCGCAGCACCGGCCTGGTGGTGGAGGCACAGTTGGGCAAGGAGGGCGAGCCGAGCCTGTTCCGCCTGCAGGATGGACGCTGGGTGCAGGTCAGCGAGCGGCCGACCCGCGAGGGCGGGCTGGTGATCCTCTACACCGACATCACCGAGGTGAAGCAGAGCGAGGCGTTGCGCCGCGAGCAGGCCCTGGCGCAGAAGTCGCGCCTGCTGCAGCGCGCGGTCGACAACCTGTCGCAGGGCATGGCCATGGTCAATTCCGAGGGCGCGCTGGAGTTGTGGAACCACCGTTTCCTCGAGCTCTGCGGGCTGGCGCCGATCAACGCCCATCGGCCGTTCGCCGAAGTGATGGCGGAAAGCGAACTTGAGCCGCTGACCCCGGACAGCCGCGATGCCACCGGCAAACCGCTGCGCCAGGTGGAGGTGCGCCTGTTCGACGGGCGCATGCTGGAAGTGCGCACCCATCCGTTGCCCACCGGCGGCTTCGTCAACACCTTCACCGATATCACCGAGCGCCATCGCCAGGCTCAGGCGCTGAGTGACAGCGAGCGCTGGATTCGCCTGATCACCGACCACGTGCCGGCGCTGATCGCCTACCTGTCGGCCGACCTGGTCTATGAATTCACCAACAAGGTCTACGAGGAATGGTACTGCTGGCCGCGCGGCGCCATGCTTGGCCAGAGCCTGCGCGAAGTGCACAGCGAGGAGCATTGCCAGCGCCTGGAGCCCTACGTCGAACTGGCGCTGTCCGGCGAGAGCGTGACCTTCGAATTCGCCGAAACCAACCACAACGGCCAGGAACGCTACATGCTGCGTTCCTATGTACCCAACCGTCAGGCCAGTGGCGAGGTGGTCGGCATCTTCGTGCTGATCCGCGATATCACCGAGCGTCGCCGCACGGCCGAAGCGCTACACCAGGCTTATCAACACCTGGAACAGCGGGTGCGCGAGCGCACCGCCGAACTGACCACGGTGAATGACCAACTGCGCCGCGAGATCGACGAGCGCACGCAGATGGAAGCGCGCCTGCGTGAGGCCAAGGGCGAAGCCGAGCAGGCCAACCTGTCCAAGACCAAGTTCCTCGCCGCCGTCAGCCACGACCTGCTGCAACCGCTCAACGCCGCTCGGCTGTTCACCAGCGCCCTGCTGGAGAAGAACGACCTGAGTGGCTGCGCGCCACTGGTGCGCAACGTCAGCAACTCGCTGGAAGACGTGGAAAGCCTGCTCGGCACGCTGGTGGACATTTCCAAGCTCGATGCCGGGGTGATCAAGCCCGATATCGCGCCATTCGCCGTCAGCGAGCTGCTGGAGAACCTGGCCGCCGAGTATCACCAGATCGCCGGTAGCGAGGGTTTGCGCCTGGACTACCTGCCCAGCTCGGCCCTGGTGCGCAGCGACGTGCAGCTGCTGGCGCGGATTCTGCGCAACTTCTTGAGCAACGCCATTCGCTACACCGCCAGCGGGCGCATCCTGCTGGGCTGCCGGCGGCGCGGCAACAGCCTGTCCATCGAAGTCTGGGACACCGGCATCGGTATCGCCCAGGACAAGCGGGTGGAGATTTTCCAGGAGTTCAAACGCGGCGATAACGTGCAGCGCAAGCAGGATCGTGGTCTGGGCCTTGGCCTGGCGATCGTCGAGAAGATCGCACGCATGCTTGGCCACCGCATTCGCGTCGCGTCGCAGCAGGGCAGGGGCTCGATGTTTGCCGTCGAGGTGCCGCTGACCCGCCGCGCGCCGCGCGTGCGTGCCGTGCAGGACTGCCCGGATCTGCTGCTTGAACGCCTCAGCGGTGCGCGGGTCTGGGTGCTGGATAACGACGCGGCGATCTGCGCCGGCATGCGCACCCTGCTCGAAGGCTGGGGCTGTCGGGTGGTTACCGCCCTGAGTGAAGAAGACCTGGCGCGCCAGGTGGACAACTACCACGCCGAGGCTGACCTGCTGATTGCCGACTATCACCTCGACGACGAGCGCAATGGCGTCGACGCGGTGGCGCAGATCAACGCCCGACGCAGTACGCCGCTACCAGCGCTGATGATCACCGCCAACTACAGTAACGAGCTCAAGCAGCAGATGCGCGAACTGGGCCATAGCCTGCTGCACAAACCGGTACGGCCGATGAAGCTGAAGGCGGCGATGAGCCATTTGATGGAGCGTGGGGCGGGGGCTTGA
- a CDS encoding GNAT family acetyltransferase — translation MHIRPFRLADEAAVVDLWQRCDLTRPWNDPHKDIQRKLTVQPELFLVGEIDGKLVASAMAGYEGHRGWVNYLAVCPEQRQQGLARQLMTHIEVQLLALGCPKLSLQVRDSNAAALAFYERLGYKVDASVSLGKRLIADD, via the coding sequence ATGCATATCCGCCCCTTCCGGCTCGCTGACGAAGCTGCCGTCGTCGATCTCTGGCAACGCTGCGACCTGACCCGTCCGTGGAACGACCCGCACAAGGACATCCAACGCAAGCTGACGGTGCAGCCCGAGCTGTTTCTGGTCGGTGAGATCGACGGTAAACTGGTGGCCTCGGCCATGGCCGGCTACGAGGGGCATCGCGGCTGGGTCAACTACCTGGCGGTGTGCCCGGAGCAACGCCAGCAGGGCCTGGCCCGTCAGCTGATGACGCATATCGAAGTGCAACTTCTGGCCCTGGGCTGTCCCAAACTCAGCCTGCAGGTGCGCGACAGCAACGCAGCGGCATTGGCCTTCTATGAGCGGCTTGGCTACAAGGTCGATGCCTCGGTCAGCCTGGGCAAACGCCTGATCGCGGATGATTGA
- a CDS encoding response regulator transcription factor, with amino-acid sequence MYKILIADDHPLFREAIHNVIADGFPGSEIMETADLDSALELTQSHDDLDLILLDLNMPGMHGLGGLMNLRNEAPTIPVVIVSAEQDKQIVLQAITYGAVGFITKSSPRAQMTDAIAQILDGNVYLPPDIIRSQKSGSSRQHLDHPSIAPELLQALTRKQLLVLERMTKGESNKQIAYSLDIAETTVKAHVSAILRKLNVHNRVQAILSAGDIDFASYLRR; translated from the coding sequence ATGTACAAGATTCTGATTGCCGACGACCATCCGCTGTTTCGTGAAGCCATCCATAACGTCATCGCCGACGGGTTTCCCGGCAGCGAGATCATGGAAACCGCCGACCTGGACAGCGCCCTGGAGCTGACCCAGAGCCACGACGACCTGGACCTGATCCTGCTCGACCTGAACATGCCTGGCATGCATGGCCTGGGCGGGCTGATGAACCTGCGCAACGAGGCGCCAACCATCCCGGTGGTGATCGTCTCCGCCGAGCAGGACAAGCAGATCGTGCTGCAGGCCATCACCTATGGTGCGGTTGGGTTCATCACCAAGTCCTCGCCACGGGCACAGATGACCGACGCCATCGCGCAGATTCTCGACGGTAACGTTTATCTGCCGCCGGACATCATCCGTTCGCAGAAGAGCGGCAGCTCGCGCCAGCACCTCGACCACCCCAGCATCGCCCCGGAGCTGCTGCAGGCGCTGACGCGCAAGCAGTTGCTGGTGCTCGAACGCATGACCAAGGGCGAGTCGAACAAGCAGATCGCCTACAGCCTGGATATCGCCGAAACCACGGTCAAAGCCCACGTCTCGGCCATCCTGCGCAAGCTCAACGTGCACAACCGCGTGCAAGCGATTCTCTCGGCCGGCGATATCGATTTCGCCTCCTATCTGCGGCGCTGA
- a CDS encoding PQQ-dependent catabolism-associated CXXCW motif protein gives MKYRLPVQAGLMLASVLLACLAHAEDLFDADGYRSSQYRSPTPSTLEGVQVLDTPALQKLLDERPDVQLVDVYRQLWRHDRFIEEEPHANIPGSLWLPNTGSGNLEALWLRYFTHYLNQASKGDLDKPFVFYCRPDCWPSWNAARRAHAMGYRQLYWYRDGIDSWEQAGLPMAPAQPAELPAAFLTPTANP, from the coding sequence ATGAAGTACCGTCTGCCCGTGCAAGCAGGCCTGATGCTCGCCTCGGTGTTACTGGCCTGCCTTGCGCACGCCGAAGATCTGTTCGACGCCGACGGTTATCGCAGCAGCCAGTACCGCAGCCCGACACCGTCAACGCTTGAGGGTGTTCAGGTTCTCGATACTCCCGCCCTGCAAAAGCTGCTCGACGAACGCCCCGATGTTCAACTGGTCGATGTCTACCGTCAGCTGTGGCGCCATGATCGCTTCATCGAAGAAGAGCCCCACGCCAACATCCCCGGCAGTCTGTGGCTACCCAACACCGGCAGCGGAAACCTGGAAGCGCTATGGCTGCGCTACTTCACCCATTACCTGAACCAGGCCAGTAAAGGCGACCTGGACAAGCCTTTCGTTTTCTACTGCCGCCCCGACTGCTGGCCGAGCTGGAACGCCGCGCGACGCGCCCATGCCATGGGATACCGCCAGCTGTATTGGTATCGTGATGGTATCGACTCCTGGGAACAGGCCGGCCTGCCGATGGCGCCCGCCCAACCGGCCGAATTGCCTGCTGCTTTCCTCACGCCCACTGCCAACCCATAA
- a CDS encoding ABC transporter permease, with the protein MTAYWECLRGIVLREWLRFVLQRSRFLSALVRPLLWLLVFATGFRAALGIAIIEPYDTYITYDTYIVPGLACMILLFNGMQGSLSMVYDREMGSMRVLLTSPLPRAFLLVAKLLATALISLLQVYAFLGIAWVYGVQPPAWGLLAALPALLLVALLLSALGLLLSNGIRQLENFAGVMNFVIFPMFFLSSALYPLWKMRESSEWLYWLCAFNPFTHAVELVRNALYLRLHIEALLICAGLTVLLTLLAVASFNPQHAALRKAG; encoded by the coding sequence ATGACCGCCTACTGGGAATGCCTGCGCGGCATCGTCCTTCGCGAATGGCTGCGTTTCGTCCTGCAGCGCTCGCGTTTTCTCAGCGCCCTGGTGCGCCCGTTGCTGTGGCTGCTGGTATTCGCCACCGGTTTCCGTGCCGCGCTGGGCATCGCCATCATCGAGCCGTACGACACCTACATCACCTACGACACCTACATCGTGCCGGGCCTGGCCTGCATGATCCTGCTGTTCAACGGCATGCAGGGTTCGCTGTCGATGGTCTACGACCGCGAGATGGGCAGCATGCGCGTGCTGCTCACCAGCCCGCTGCCGCGCGCCTTCCTGTTGGTAGCCAAGCTGCTGGCCACGGCGCTGATCTCGCTGCTGCAGGTCTATGCCTTCCTTGGCATTGCCTGGGTCTACGGCGTGCAGCCGCCAGCCTGGGGCCTGCTCGCCGCACTGCCGGCGCTGCTGCTGGTGGCGCTGCTGCTCAGCGCCCTGGGGCTGCTGTTGTCCAACGGCATTCGCCAGTTGGAGAACTTCGCCGGGGTGATGAATTTCGTCATCTTCCCGATGTTCTTCCTGTCGTCGGCGCTGTACCCGCTGTGGAAGATGCGCGAGTCCAGCGAGTGGCTGTATTGGCTGTGTGCGTTCAACCCCTTCACCCATGCCGTTGAGCTAGTGCGCAACGCGCTTTACCTGCGCCTGCATATCGAGGCGCTGCTGATCTGCGCCGGCCTGACGGTATTACTGACGCTGCTCGCCGTAGCCAGCTTCAACCCGCAGCATGCCGCGCTGCGCAAGGCGGGCTGA
- a CDS encoding ABC transporter ATP-binding protein, whose protein sequence is MKALEVSGVGFAYGARQALNDLAFELAPGRFGALLGPNGAGKSTLIALLTRLYDLQQGDIRIFGHSLRDEPRQALRQLGVVFQQSTLDLDLSVQQNLAYHAALHGMPRREAQARIDEELLRQDLAERRHDKVRTLNGGHRRRVEIARALLHQPRLLLLDEASAGLDPASRLALGRHVRNLCREQGLCVLWTTHLLDEIESSDDLLILHRGERVAWDKASQFGDDLAISFARLTGDEALGRGHVREALRPKRADDVGDDETAPVRRAHPTRGAS, encoded by the coding sequence ATGAAAGCGCTCGAGGTGAGCGGCGTCGGTTTCGCCTATGGCGCCCGCCAGGCGCTCAATGACCTGGCCTTCGAGCTGGCGCCGGGGCGCTTCGGTGCCCTGCTCGGCCCCAACGGTGCCGGCAAGTCGACCCTGATCGCCCTGCTCACCCGCCTGTACGACTTGCAGCAGGGCGACATCCGCATCTTCGGCCATAGCCTGCGCGACGAACCGCGCCAGGCGCTACGTCAGTTGGGTGTGGTGTTCCAGCAGAGCACGCTGGATCTCGACCTGTCGGTGCAGCAGAACCTCGCCTACCACGCCGCGCTGCACGGCATGCCGCGCCGCGAGGCGCAGGCGCGTATCGACGAGGAACTGTTACGTCAGGATCTCGCCGAGCGCCGTCACGACAAGGTGCGCACGCTCAACGGCGGCCATCGTCGCCGCGTGGAGATTGCCCGCGCCCTGCTCCACCAGCCGCGCCTGCTGCTGCTCGACGAGGCCAGCGCCGGGCTCGATCCGGCCAGCCGCCTGGCGCTGGGGCGGCACGTGCGCAACCTGTGCCGCGAACAGGGGTTATGCGTGCTGTGGACGACCCACCTGCTGGATGAGATCGAGTCCAGCGACGACCTGCTGATCCTGCATCGCGGCGAGCGCGTGGCCTGGGACAAGGCCAGCCAGTTCGGCGATGACCTGGCCATCAGCTTCGCCCGCCTGACCGGCGACGAGGCGCTGGGCCGTGGCCATGTGCGTGAGGCGCTGCGGCCGAAGCGTGCCGACGACGTTGGCGATGATGAAACGGCCCCGGTGCGCAGGGCGCACCCTACGCGAGGAGCTAGCTGA
- a CDS encoding YVTN family beta-propeller repeat protein, whose product MRLTRLACAVAFSLACHSAFAATAYVSNEKDDSISVIDLDSLEVTATLDVGMRPRGLLLSSDNKLLYICASDSDRVQVMDLATRTIIKELPSGADPEQFALHPNDRWLYISNEDDALVTVVDTQSDEVLAQIEVGVEPEGMAVSPDGKWAVNTSETTNMLHWIDTSTHQLVDNTLVDQRPRHVEFDKDGKRLWASAEIGGTVTVLDVDSRQVLKVLNFAIKGVHPDKVQPVGVKLSDDGKYAFVALGPANHVAVVDAKTYEILDYLLVGRRVWHLAFTPDQKRLLTTNGVSGDVSVIDVDTLKVTKSIKVGRYPWGVVVTP is encoded by the coding sequence ATGCGCCTGACCCGTCTCGCCTGCGCCGTCGCCTTCAGCCTGGCCTGCCACTCGGCCTTCGCCGCTACTGCCTACGTGTCCAACGAGAAGGATGACAGCATCAGCGTCATCGACCTCGACAGCCTGGAAGTCACCGCCACCCTGGACGTCGGCATGCGCCCGCGCGGGCTGCTGCTGTCTTCCGACAACAAGCTGTTGTACATCTGCGCCAGCGATTCGGACCGCGTACAGGTGATGGATCTGGCCACGCGCACGATCATCAAGGAGCTGCCTTCCGGCGCCGATCCCGAGCAGTTCGCCCTGCACCCCAACGACCGCTGGCTGTACATCTCCAACGAGGACGATGCCCTGGTCACCGTGGTCGACACCCAGAGCGACGAAGTGCTGGCGCAGATCGAAGTCGGCGTGGAGCCGGAGGGCATGGCGGTGAGCCCGGACGGCAAGTGGGCGGTCAACACCAGCGAAACCACCAACATGCTGCACTGGATCGACACCAGCACCCATCAACTGGTGGACAACACCCTGGTCGACCAGCGCCCGCGTCACGTCGAGTTCGATAAGGACGGCAAGCGCCTGTGGGCCTCGGCCGAGATCGGCGGCACGGTGACTGTGCTGGACGTCGACTCGCGCCAGGTGCTCAAGGTGCTCAACTTCGCCATCAAGGGCGTACACCCGGACAAGGTGCAGCCGGTCGGAGTCAAGCTGAGCGACGACGGCAAGTACGCCTTCGTCGCCCTGGGCCCGGCCAACCATGTGGCCGTGGTGGATGCCAAGACCTACGAGATTCTCGACTACCTGCTGGTGGGCCGGCGCGTCTGGCACCTGGCGTTCACCCCGGATCAGAAGCGCCTGCTGACCACCAATGGCGTCAGTGGCGACGTATCGGTGATCGACGTCGATACGCTCAAGGTGACCAAGTCGATCAAGGTTGGCCGCTATCCCTGGGGCGTGGTGGTGACGCCATGA
- a CDS encoding ABC transporter substrate-binding protein — MHRISYRLLFCLAAAFGVATSASADALQVRIGYLAHLPPRGPLLSNVIPEPLDAGQRGAELAIADSNSTGRFLKQSYMLESAESDDAAAVLAAAERQHQAGIRLFVINAPAATLRQLSAKLPDSLLLNAGSADDGLRREQCLGNVLHTLPSRAMLADALAQFLAVRKWTRWLLVTGTTEDDSAYADALKRAAKRFGHTIITEKPWSFDNDQRRSAQAEMPLFTQAGEYDVVLVADERGDFGEYLPYNTWYPRPVAGTQGLTPTAWHKTVETFGAAQLQKRFEALAGRWMNDRDFAAWMAVRSVATAITKQRTAEPQGIRHLLLNEQLPLDGFKGRKLSFRPWNGELRQPIPLVHPRALVSTSPQDGFLHPSNEMDSLGYDSPEVSCDLANMP; from the coding sequence ATGCACCGGATCAGTTACCGCCTGTTGTTCTGCCTCGCCGCCGCATTCGGCGTGGCGACCAGTGCCAGCGCGGACGCATTGCAGGTGCGCATCGGCTATCTGGCGCATCTGCCGCCACGCGGGCCGCTGCTGTCCAACGTCATCCCCGAACCGCTGGACGCCGGCCAGCGGGGCGCCGAACTGGCCATCGCCGACAGCAACAGCACCGGGCGTTTTCTCAAGCAGAGCTACATGCTGGAGAGCGCCGAAAGTGACGACGCCGCTGCCGTGCTCGCTGCTGCCGAACGCCAACACCAGGCGGGCATTCGTCTGTTCGTGATCAACGCCCCCGCCGCTACCCTGCGCCAGCTCAGTGCAAAACTGCCGGACAGCCTGCTGCTCAATGCCGGCAGTGCCGACGACGGCCTGCGCCGCGAGCAATGCCTGGGCAACGTGCTGCACACCCTGCCCAGCCGCGCCATGCTGGCCGATGCCCTGGCGCAGTTTCTTGCCGTGCGCAAATGGACGCGCTGGCTGCTGGTTACAGGTACCACCGAGGACGACAGCGCCTACGCCGACGCGCTCAAGCGCGCCGCCAAACGCTTCGGCCACACGATTATCACCGAGAAGCCGTGGAGCTTCGACAACGACCAACGGCGCAGCGCCCAGGCGGAGATGCCGCTGTTTACCCAGGCCGGCGAGTACGACGTGGTGCTGGTGGCCGACGAGCGCGGCGACTTCGGCGAATACCTGCCCTACAACACCTGGTATCCGCGCCCAGTAGCCGGCACCCAGGGCCTGACCCCGACCGCCTGGCACAAGACGGTGGAAACCTTCGGCGCCGCGCAGTTGCAGAAACGCTTTGAGGCGCTGGCCGGACGCTGGATGAACGACCGCGACTTCGCCGCCTGGATGGCCGTGCGCAGCGTGGCCACGGCCATCACCAAGCAGCGCACCGCCGAGCCACAGGGCATTCGCCACCTGCTGTTGAACGAACAACTACCGCTGGACGGTTTCAAGGGCCGCAAGCTGAGCTTCCGCCCGTGGAATGGCGAGCTGCGCCAGCCGATTCCACTGGTACACCCGCGCGCGCTGGTCAGCACCTCGCCGCAGGACGGCTTTCTCCATCCGAGCAATGAAATGGACAGCCTCGGTTACGACAGCCCGGAAGTGAGCTGCGATCTGGCGAACATGCCTTAG
- a CDS encoding tetratricopeptide repeat protein — protein MRHLACLLLGTLLSTPLSAGDDEQTRIAREMIQVLDAYAVYKMGDFDEAFERYRQLAEAGNRQGMLNLGNMFAAGLGTAADLEQALTWYQRAADAGDAIGMYEVARAHDLGLGTEADPDQAAQWYRRAAEQDNAEAQWTLGERLYKQGQHSDGLSWIRAAARQGEHPQAQQFLASREGSRTTITPTEHERRAALAALATVDQAAQRQDAEALVTLIDDDAQILVRLPHERNWQHLSKEQLRTLWQQTFAQADEYSYQRNEPELINAGGTILAFSLIREKLKRGDRIQQLEIRENAQLRVRDGKASIHGLRLDIRQQAE, from the coding sequence ATGCGTCATCTCGCCTGCCTGCTGCTGGGCACACTGCTGAGCACGCCGCTGAGTGCCGGCGACGACGAACAAACGCGTATCGCCCGCGAGATGATCCAGGTGCTGGACGCCTATGCGGTATACAAGATGGGCGACTTCGATGAGGCCTTCGAGCGCTATCGCCAGCTCGCCGAAGCCGGTAACCGCCAGGGCATGCTCAACCTCGGCAACATGTTCGCCGCCGGCCTGGGCACCGCAGCCGACCTCGAGCAGGCGTTGACCTGGTACCAGCGCGCTGCCGATGCGGGTGACGCCATCGGCATGTACGAGGTGGCCCGCGCCCATGACCTGGGGCTGGGCACCGAGGCCGACCCGGACCAGGCGGCGCAGTGGTATCGACGTGCTGCCGAGCAGGACAACGCCGAGGCGCAGTGGACGCTGGGTGAACGCCTGTACAAGCAAGGCCAGCACAGTGACGGGCTGAGCTGGATACGGGCCGCGGCCAGGCAGGGAGAACATCCGCAGGCCCAGCAGTTTCTCGCCAGCCGCGAAGGCAGCCGCACCACCATCACCCCGACCGAGCACGAACGCCGCGCCGCACTGGCGGCCCTCGCGACGGTCGACCAGGCAGCCCAACGCCAGGATGCCGAGGCACTGGTGACGCTGATCGACGATGACGCGCAGATCCTGGTTCGCCTGCCGCACGAGCGTAACTGGCAGCATCTGAGCAAGGAGCAGCTGCGCACGCTCTGGCAGCAGACCTTTGCCCAGGCCGACGAGTACAGCTACCAGCGCAATGAGCCCGAACTGATAAACGCAGGCGGCACTATCCTGGCCTTCTCGCTGATCCGGGAGAAGCTGAAACGCGGCGACCGGATACAGCAGCTGGAAATTCGCGAAAACGCCCAGTTACGCGTCCGCGACGGCAAGGCCAGCATCCATGGCCTGCGCCTGGATATCCGCCAACAAGCCGAGTGA
- a CDS encoding copper-binding protein gives MRIFKALLLPLLLIISLLGVDQLHAAGDMTRRPVALPDLVLGNDDSDYFMSQTEYQLETGQAYQLKIIASGQKEYAFQAPEFATSIYLRKVEAGGVEIKAITLTELEFEDAGQAEIFFLPVKPGKYRFYAKGLEGKGMLGYFVVK, from the coding sequence ATGCGTATTTTCAAGGCCCTGCTACTGCCGCTGTTGCTGATCATCAGCCTGCTCGGTGTCGATCAACTGCATGCAGCCGGTGATATGACCCGCCGCCCGGTGGCATTGCCTGACCTGGTGCTGGGTAACGACGATAGCGACTACTTCATGTCGCAGACCGAATACCAGCTGGAAACCGGCCAGGCCTACCAGCTCAAGATCATCGCCAGCGGACAGAAGGAATACGCCTTCCAGGCGCCTGAGTTCGCCACCTCCATCTATCTGCGCAAGGTTGAGGCCGGCGGTGTGGAGATCAAGGCGATCACCCTCACCGAGCTGGAGTTCGAGGACGCCGGTCAGGCGGAGATCTTCTTCCTGCCGGTCAAACCGGGCAAATACCGCTTCTATGCCAAGGGTCTGGAAGGCAAGGGCATGCTCGGCTACTTCGTGGTCAAGTAG